The following coding sequences lie in one Streptomyces venezuelae genomic window:
- a CDS encoding sensor histidine kinase encodes MTSPATALFGRRTRRRWIHLILGGALAMPYVFVGSVVVGPLFGDKTFFGSLGAQLSAFAVGLPLAAITALFPLTRPMSVAAVRALCAVPDESLADGPARTRAARGRTVAWFTLHLGLGGVISGMSLALPPFAAFLVALPFVPALRDDSTGAPPFFDEPWWLVLSPVAGLLSLAALAACAAAAGGLLARRAPDLLGPTPADRLAAAERRAADLAVRNRLARELHDSVGHALSAVTLQASAARRVLDHDPEFVRDALAAIEDTTRRTVGELDAVLGVLRETGEGTGARPTAPAPTLAADLEGLLRRTRAGGLRVSATVDADLGTDPDALPPQVSREAYRIVQEALSNALRHGDDATSVTLRIAMDGTDLTVTAENPLPARPTTAASSRPGGGHGLRGIADRARLLGGTADAGPRDGTWRLDVRLPLTGERVERQR; translated from the coding sequence GTGACGTCACCGGCCACCGCCCTCTTCGGGCGTCGGACACGCCGCCGGTGGATCCACCTCATCCTCGGCGGCGCCCTCGCCATGCCGTACGTCTTCGTCGGCTCCGTCGTCGTCGGACCGCTCTTCGGCGACAAGACGTTCTTCGGCTCGCTCGGCGCCCAGCTCAGCGCGTTCGCGGTGGGCCTGCCGCTCGCCGCGATCACCGCGCTGTTCCCGCTGACCCGGCCCATGTCGGTGGCCGCCGTGCGCGCCCTGTGCGCGGTGCCGGACGAGTCGCTCGCCGACGGGCCCGCGCGGACCCGCGCGGCGCGCGGCCGCACCGTCGCCTGGTTCACGCTGCACCTCGGCCTCGGCGGGGTCATCAGCGGCATGTCGCTCGCGCTGCCGCCGTTCGCGGCGTTTCTCGTCGCGCTGCCGTTCGTCCCCGCGCTGCGGGACGACAGCACGGGGGCGCCCCCGTTCTTCGACGAGCCATGGTGGCTCGTCCTCTCCCCCGTCGCCGGCCTCCTCTCGCTCGCCGCGCTCGCCGCCTGCGCCGCCGCGGCCGGCGGACTCCTCGCACGCCGGGCGCCCGACCTGCTCGGGCCGACGCCCGCCGACCGGCTCGCGGCCGCCGAGCGCCGCGCCGCCGACCTCGCCGTGCGCAACCGCCTCGCGCGCGAGCTGCACGACTCGGTCGGCCATGCCCTGAGCGCCGTCACCCTCCAGGCGAGCGCGGCCCGCCGGGTCCTCGACCACGACCCGGAGTTCGTGCGCGATGCGCTCGCCGCCATTGAGGACACCACGCGTCGCACGGTCGGCGAACTGGACGCCGTGCTCGGCGTGCTGCGGGAGACCGGCGAGGGCACCGGCGCCCGCCCGACGGCCCCCGCGCCCACACTCGCCGCCGACCTCGAAGGGCTGCTTCGCCGCACCCGCGCGGGCGGCCTGCGCGTGTCCGCGACGGTGGACGCGGACCTCGGCACGGACCCCGACGCGCTGCCCCCGCAGGTCTCCCGCGAGGCCTACCGCATCGTCCAGGAGGCCCTGAGCAACGCGCTGCGGCACGGCGACGACGCCACCTCCGTGACCCTGCGCATCGCCATGGACGGCACCGACCTGACCGTCACCGCCGAGAACCCGCTCCCGGCCCGGCCCACCACCGCCGCCTCCTCCCGGCCCGGCGGCGGCCACGGCCTGCGCGGCATCGCCGACCGGGCCCGGCTGCTCGGCGGCACGGCGGACGCGGGCCCCCGGGACGGCACGTGGCGACTGGACGTACGACTTCCCCTGACAGGTGAGCGAGTGGAGAGACAGCGATGA
- a CDS encoding response regulator transcription factor, which produces MTANGIRVVLADDERMVRTALRAILSAEQGIEVVGEAATGAEAVSVVRDLKPDVVLMDVRMPEVDGIRATEQILRTMSGPPRVVVVTTFENDAYVYEALRAGAAGFLLKRADADELVQAVRLVARSDSLLFPSAVRALAAEYGRAEPAPPAWVARLTGRESEVLRLMAAGLTNAEIAGRMGVGAATVKTHVASVLAKTGARDRTQAVIAAYEAGFMKAG; this is translated from the coding sequence ATGACCGCGAACGGCATCAGGGTCGTCCTCGCCGACGACGAACGCATGGTCCGCACCGCCCTGCGCGCGATCCTCTCGGCCGAGCAGGGCATCGAGGTGGTCGGCGAGGCGGCGACAGGTGCCGAGGCGGTCTCCGTCGTACGGGACCTGAAGCCCGACGTGGTCCTGATGGACGTCCGCATGCCGGAGGTCGACGGCATCCGCGCCACCGAGCAGATCCTGCGGACGATGTCCGGGCCGCCGCGCGTCGTCGTCGTGACGACCTTCGAGAACGACGCGTACGTGTACGAGGCGCTGCGCGCCGGAGCCGCCGGGTTCCTCCTCAAACGCGCGGACGCGGACGAGCTCGTCCAGGCGGTCCGGCTCGTCGCGCGCAGCGACTCGCTGCTCTTTCCCTCGGCGGTCCGCGCCCTGGCCGCGGAGTACGGCCGCGCCGAGCCCGCCCCGCCCGCCTGGGTGGCCCGCCTCACCGGCCGCGAGAGCGAGGTGCTGCGGCTGATGGCGGCGGGTCTGACCAACGCGGAGATCGCCGGACGGATGGGCGTGGGCGCGGCGACGGTGAAGACCCACGTGGCGTCCGTCCTCGCCAAGACGGGGGCGCGGGACCGCACGCAGGCGGTGATCGCGGCGTACGAGGCGGGCTTCATGAAGGCTGGATGA